The genomic segment AGTCGACGTCTTCGCTGACAAAGGCATCCAAGGCTTTCTTCAGCATGCCCTGGACCAAGCCGGCCATTTTGGGGAGATCGATGTAGGGCTTGAGCGGCGGCTCCGCATTGAGCTCGATCGCCCGCTCGGCGATATTCACCGCCAGATCGCCGACCCGCTCGAGGTCGGCGACGATCTTGAGGCCCAAGGTGATGAAGCGAAGGTCGACCGCGGTGGGTTGGCGAAGGGCCAGCAGCTTGAGGCAAAGCTCGTCGATCTCCAATTCGAGGCGATTGACCGGATGATCGCCGGCGATGACCTTCTTGGCCAAGTCGGTGTCCCGTTCGACCAGGGCATGCATCGAGTCCTTGATCAGATCTTCGATACGGCTGCCCATCATGAGCAGCTTCTCTTTGAGTTCCCTTAGTTCCGCTTCGTATTGCCTGCTGCTGTGCTCCAATTTATCCGAACCTCCCGGTGATGTAATCCTCGGTCAGTTTTTCCGAGGGCTTGGTGAAGATCTTCTGGGTTTCATCGTATTCAATGATTTTACCCTTCATGAAGAAAGCCGTCGACTGGGAAACTCGGGCGGCTTGCTGCATGTTGTGGGTGACGATCACGATGCAATACTGGCTCTTCAGGACCTCAAGGGTTTCCTCGATCCGGGAGGTGCCGATCGGATCCAGCGCCGAGCAGGGCTCGTCCATCAAAAGGACCTCGGGATCGACGGCTAGGGCCCGGGCGATGCAGAGCCGCTGCTGTTGACCGCCGGAAAGCTCCATCGCGCTCTTGCTGAGCTTGTCCTTGACCTCGTTCCAAAGCGCGGCCTTCTTGAGACTGGTTTCGACGATCTCCTCGAGCTGGCCCCGGTCGCGGACGCCATGGAGCTTGGGACCGAAGAGGACGTTCTCGACGATGCTTTTGGGGAAGGGGTTGGGCTTCTGGAAGACCATCCCGACCCGGCGACGCAGCTCCACCAAGTTGACCGACTTGGAATAGACGCTGCCGCCGTCGAGGAGGACGTCGCCCTCGATCTTGATGTCGTTGGCAATCTCGCCGATCCGGTTGATGGCCTTGATCAAGGTCGATTTGCCGCAACCGGAAGGGCCGATGATCGCGGTGATTTGCTTGTCGGCGATCGCCATGTCGACGCCGAACAGAGCCTGCTCGGTTCCGTAGAAATAATTGAGCGATTTCACCTCGACCTTGTTCGGTTCGGGGGCGATGGCGGCGGCTTGGTTCATTTATCCTCGGCGCAATTTTCTTCGAAAGCGGATCCTGAGCAGGATCGCGCTTAAATTCAAGGTGAAAGTAATGGTTAAGAGCACCAAGGCGGTGGCGTACTGGATGGGCCGGGTCAGGGTCACGTTGGTCGATTGGGTGGCCATGATGAAGATGTGATAGGCCAGCTCCATGAACTGGTCGAGCGGGTTGACCATCGGGATCACGCCGAAAAGCTTGGTGACCGGAAGCTTGGGCAGGAAATAGGCGGCGCCGGTGAACAGGATCGGCGCGGTCTCACCGGCCCCCCGGCTGATGCTCAGAATGGCGCCGGTCAGGATGCCGGGCAAAGCCTGCGGCAACACCACTCGACGGATCACCTGCCAGCGCGTCGCGCCCAGTCCATAAGCCGCCTCGCGGTGGCTCTTGGGCACGGCCTTGAGGGCCTCCTCGGTCGAAACGATGATGACCGGCAGGACCAGGACCGCCAAAGTGGCGGCGGCCCAAAGCAGGGCCGGCTGGCCGAAGAGCAGGCCGGTCTGGAGGACCTTGTCGAGGTTGCGGCCGACGAAAAGCACGAAGAAGCCGACGCCGAAAAGGCCGAAGACGATCGAAGGCACCCCGGCCAAATTATTGATCGCCGCCCGGATGAAACGGGCCGAACGGCCTTGGTGGGCATATTCGTTGAGGTAGACCGCCGCCGAGACGCCGAGCGGCAGGGCCATGATGATCATCAGCAGGGTGATCGCGATAGTGCCGAAGATGGCCGGAAAGATCCCGCCGTGGGTCATGCCGTCGCTGGGCGCGGTGGTCAAAAACTCCCAGGAAATCGTGCCGATGCCCTTGGTGAAAATGAAGCCGAGGATGAAGAGGACGACGCCGGCGACCAACAAGGCGCAGGCCCGACAGAGACTCTCGAAGACAATTCCAACCAGCCCGCGGTTCTTCACAGCTTGAGCCTCCGCCGCATCCGCTCGACGACGATTTCGGCGACGAGGTTGATGACAAAGGTCAAGGTGAAGAGGACCGAACCGACGAAGAAGAGCGCGTAGTACTGCTCGCTGCCCTGGGCCACCGCGCCGAGCTCGGAGGCGATGGTCGCGGTCATGGTGCGGACGCTCGAGAAGATATTGGCGGTAAAGAGAGCGGCGTTGCCGGTGGCCATCAAGACGATCATGGTCTCGCCCAGGGCCCGGCCCATGCCGAGCAGCACCGAGGCCGAGATGCCGGAGATTCCGGCCGGGACGATCACCTTGCTCAAGGTCTCCCAGCGAGTCGCGCCCAGTCCGTAGCTCGCTTCACGGAGCTCGTTGGGAACGGCTCGCAAGGCGTCTTCGGTCATGCTGGCGATGACCGGGATGATGACCAGCGAAACCCCAAGTGCGCCGACAAAGGCATTGAGCCGGAAGGTGGTGTGAAAAAGGCTCTGGACGACGCTGGCCAAGAGGCTCAGCGCCAGGAAACCGATAACCACGGTCGGAATGCCGGCCAAGAGCTCGACGATCGGCTTCAAAACCTCCCGGACCCGATGGGAAGCCAGTTCGGCCAAATAGATCCCGCAGCCGATCCCGATCACAGTCGAAATCAGGGTGGCCGGCAAGGCGACCAGGAAACTGCCCGAAAGCAGGGGCAAAAGCGAATATTTGGGACTGCTGCTCACCGGCTGCCAAATGAAGGCGAAGATCTCGCGGCCCTCGAAATCGAGGGTCTTGTGGCCGATCCATTGGATCGGCTTGATGGTAGCGAGGGCTTGGATGCCTTCCTTAAACAGGAAGAAGAAGATGAGGCCGATGAGGATGACGGCGAGATAGCCGTTGAACGCCAAGAAGACCTGGATCAAGCCTTCCCAAAGACGCTGCCGCCAGTCGAAACCACGCAGCTCACGACGCCGGGTCCGGCCCACCGAGGCCCCTTTCATGGAATCGGAAGAGTCCACCAGGGTCTTTTCTATCGTTTGCTCCATAAAAGAAAAGGGGACCTTGCGATCCCCTCCATTTTAATTACTTGACGGGCGCGGCGCTCGCCGCCGACTGGCTGTCCTTGAGCGGGACATAACCCACTTCTTCGACCACCTTCTGCCCGGCATCGCTGAGCATCCAGTCGATGTAAGCCTGGACCTGGGGCGTTTGCTGACCGGCCACATAGACAAAAAGGTTCCTCGAAATCGGATACTCGGAGTTGCGGATCTGGAGCGAATTGACTTTGCCTTCGGCGGTCAGGGGACTGATCGCGGCCGAGGCTTCGTCTTTCTTGAGCGGAAGGACCTTCAGCTCCGAGCGCTTCTCAAAATAGGAAACGCCGCCGTAGCCGATGCCGCTGGGATCGCGGGTGACCGCCTCGGCCACCGCGCCGGTGCCGGGCATGGTCTGGCAGTCGGGGGCGTAATCGCGCTCACCCAGGATATGCTCCTTGAAGAAGACGTAGGTGCCGCTGTTCGATTCCCGGCAGTAGCGAATGATCTTTTGGTCGGGACCGCCGACTTCCTTCCAATTGTTGAAGTGGCCGGTGTAAATGCCCATCAATTGCTGAATGGTCAGCTGGGGAAGGGAATTGGCCGAATTGACCACCACCGCCAAGCCGTCGAAGGCGACCGGAATTTCCTTGAGCTCGCGGCCCTGGCCCTTGGCCTTCTCGATCTCTTCCTTCTTGGCGGCCCGACTCAGGTTGGCGATGTTGGTGGTGCCATTGAGCAAAGCGGCGATGCCGGTGCCGCTGCCGCCGCCGGTGACTTGGATGGTCACGCCGGGCTTTTCCTTCATGTAGGCCTCGGCCCATTTCTGGCCGAGGACGACCATCGTGTCCGAACCCTTGACCGTAATGTTGTTGGCGTCGGCGGCCGGAGCTGCCGGTGCCGAGGGCGCGGCCGGCGGAGCTTCGGCGCTTTTCTTTTCGCCACAAGCTGTCAGGGAAAGCAAGCAAGCCGCAATGCCAAAAATCCACGAATTTCTTTTAAGCTGAGATGAAATCACCGTGGCCTCCTTATAGGCGGTTGGGGGATGAATCAACGGGAAATCGAAATGGCGGTGGTCGTTTGGCTATCGCCCCGGCCTGTGACAAAGGCGTGTCGGGGGGGAAACTATTTGGCAAGCGACTCCGGCGCCTGGGATGCCACCGCCCGAGGCAGCCGGAAGATAAAAGTGCTGCCCTGTTCCTCGAGGCTTTCGACGGTGATCTCGCCGCCCATTAATTGGACAAGGTGCTTGACGATGGCCAGCCCTAAGCCGGTGCTGCCCTCTTGCTTGCTCCGCGATTTGTCGACCCGGTAGAAGCGCTCGAAGATCCGCTCCAAATGGGCGCCGGCGATGCCAATCCCCCGATCTTGCACGCGAAAAACCGCGGTCTCGCCCGCGCTCCGGCATTGCAGCTGGATGGTGGTTTCGGGGTAGCCGTACTTGATCGCGTTCTCCACCAGGTTGTTGAGCATGTGGAGTAGGGCCATGCGATCCGCGTAGAGCTCGAGGTTCTCAGGCTCGATGCTGACGTCGACGGCCATTGCCTTTTTCTTGAGCAGCGAATCGTGGAGATCGAGGACCTCACCGAAGAGCTCCTGGACTCGGAAAATCTCGGGCTTGAGGACGAATTGCTGGCTCTCGATCTCGCTCAAGCGCAAAAGGTCCTCGACCAGCTTGCCCAATCGATGGGTGTTGGTTTCGATGATGCCGAGGAAATTCCGGCTCTGCTCGTTGAGCTGGGATCCGCTGTCCTGGAGAATCTCGACGTAGCCCCGAATCGAGGTCAAAGGTGTCTTCAGCTCGTGGGAGACGTTGGCGACGAAATCGCGCCGCACCCGCTCCAAGCGGCGTAGATTGGTGATGTCGTAGAGAACGACGATGGCGCCCATTGCCGCCACCGATTCCTCCCAAAAACCGGTGGCCTGAACCAGCAAGTAATGCTCCCAGCCGTCACGCAAAATCCGGATCTCCTTGTTGGCGACCGGATTTCCCTTCAAGGATTCCTCGACGATCGATTGGAGGTCGGCGTTGCGGATCACCTCGATCGGCGGCCGGCCCAAATCCTCGTCCTTCAGGCCGAAAAGCTGGCGCATCGCCGGATTGAAGAGCGAGATGTTGCCCTCGGCGTCGAGGACGATGACACCTTCCTGCATGGCGTCGAGGATGGTCTTGAAGCGATCGCGCTCCTCCGCCAAGGCCCGAATTTTTCGCTCCAGCTCTCGGGCCAGCGAATTCATCGATTGGCCGATTTCGCCGACCCCGTCGTCGCGGACCACCGGAAAGCGCTGGTTGTAGTTGCCCTGCTCGAAACCCTTGACCATTTTCTTGAAGCGAAGGAGCGCCTCGTCGGTTCGCCGCACCAAGGTGAAATAGAAAAGCCAGC from the bacterium genome contains:
- the pstA gene encoding phosphate ABC transporter permease PstA produces the protein MKNRGLVGIVFESLCRACALLVAGVVLFILGFIFTKGIGTISWEFLTTAPSDGMTHGGIFPAIFGTIAITLLMIIMALPLGVSAAVYLNEYAHQGRSARFIRAAINNLAGVPSIVFGLFGVGFFVLFVGRNLDKVLQTGLLFGQPALLWAAATLAVLVLPVIIVSTEEALKAVPKSHREAAYGLGATRWQVIRRVVLPQALPGILTGAILSISRGAGETAPILFTGAAYFLPKLPVTKLFGVIPMVNPLDQFMELAYHIFIMATQSTNVTLTRPIQYATALVLLTITFTLNLSAILLRIRFRRKLRRG
- the pstC gene encoding phosphate ABC transporter permease subunit PstC; the encoded protein is MEQTIEKTLVDSSDSMKGASVGRTRRRELRGFDWRQRLWEGLIQVFLAFNGYLAVILIGLIFFFLFKEGIQALATIKPIQWIGHKTLDFEGREIFAFIWQPVSSSPKYSLLPLLSGSFLVALPATLISTVIGIGCGIYLAELASHRVREVLKPIVELLAGIPTVVIGFLALSLLASVVQSLFHTTFRLNAFVGALGVSLVIIPVIASMTEDALRAVPNELREASYGLGATRWETLSKVIVPAGISGISASVLLGMGRALGETMIVLMATGNAALFTANIFSSVRTMTATIASELGAVAQGSEQYYALFFVGSVLFTLTFVINLVAEIVVERMRRRLKL
- the phoU gene encoding phosphate signaling complex protein PhoU; translated protein: MTSPGGSDKLEHSSRQYEAELRELKEKLLMMGSRIEDLIKDSMHALVERDTDLAKKVIAGDHPVNRLELEIDELCLKLLALRQPTAVDLRFITLGLKIVADLERVGDLAVNIAERAIELNAEPPLKPYIDLPKMAGLVQGMLKKALDAFVSEDVDLAQAVLKADDEIDALNHKIFEELVDYMGRNKDNIKRACRLMFVSRYLERIADHATNVAEMVIFMVQGRDIRHMYSAGLT
- the pstB gene encoding phosphate ABC transporter ATP-binding protein PstB; protein product: MNQAAAIAPEPNKVEVKSLNYFYGTEQALFGVDMAIADKQITAIIGPSGCGKSTLIKAINRIGEIANDIKIEGDVLLDGGSVYSKSVNLVELRRRVGMVFQKPNPFPKSIVENVLFGPKLHGVRDRGQLEEIVETSLKKAALWNEVKDKLSKSAMELSGGQQQRLCIARALAVDPEVLLMDEPCSALDPIGTSRIEETLEVLKSQYCIVIVTHNMQQAARVSQSTAFFMKGKIIEYDETQKIFTKPSEKLTEDYITGRFG
- a CDS encoding ATP-binding protein; translated protein: AFSKLTEDAVFRVAMPIDGIYKLLGRVRFFIWTVTVVLLALSWLFYFTLVRRTDEALLRFKKMVKGFEQGNYNQRFPVVRDDGVGEIGQSMNSLARELERKIRALAEERDRFKTILDAMQEGVIVLDAEGNISLFNPAMRQLFGLKDEDLGRPPIEVIRNADLQSIVEESLKGNPVANKEIRILRDGWEHYLLVQATGFWEESVAAMGAIVVLYDITNLRRLERVRRDFVANVSHELKTPLTSIRGYVEILQDSGSQLNEQSRNFLGIIETNTHRLGKLVEDLLRLSEIESQQFVLKPEIFRVQELFGEVLDLHDSLLKKKAMAVDVSIEPENLELYADRMALLHMLNNLVENAIKYGYPETTIQLQCRSAGETAVFRVQDRGIGIAGAHLERIFERFYRVDKSRSKQEGSTGLGLAIVKHLVQLMGGEITVESLEEQGSTFIFRLPRAVASQAPESLAK
- a CDS encoding PstS family phosphate ABC transporter substrate-binding protein; the protein is MISSQLKRNSWIFGIAACLLSLTACGEKKSAEAPPAAPSAPAAPAADANNITVKGSDTMVVLGQKWAEAYMKEKPGVTIQVTGGGSGTGIAALLNGTTNIANLSRAAKKEEIEKAKGQGRELKEIPVAFDGLAVVVNSANSLPQLTIQQLMGIYTGHFNNWKEVGGPDQKIIRYCRESNSGTYVFFKEHILGERDYAPDCQTMPGTGAVAEAVTRDPSGIGYGGVSYFEKRSELKVLPLKKDEASAAISPLTAEGKVNSLQIRNSEYPISRNLFVYVAGQQTPQVQAYIDWMLSDAGQKVVEEVGYVPLKDSQSAASAAPVK